CCCGGACTCGGCCAATACCCGCCGCCCCATACCGGCCAGATTCGCGGACTCGAAGACCGCGGCCACCCCGAGCCGACGCACCCGATCCGCCCAGTCCCGCAACGTTTCCGCGACCCGGTCGGTCAGCGCGTCCCCACCCGCGGCCAGGCTCGACCCCGTCTCACCGAAGAAGCTCGTGAGCGCGGCGGCGCGGACCAGCGCGGGCCGATGCGTCTGTTCCATGGCTTCGATCAGGCACAACCAGTCGTTGGCCGCCGCCGAGGTGAACACATCGGCATCCCCGGAGTACACCGACGAGATGCCGAGCGCGGCCAGCGCGTCTCGGCACGGTGCTGCGTCCCACCGATTCTGCACGATCACCGCGACGTCGCGGGCCGTGAGCGCGGCACCGTCGAAAGTTGCTCCACTGGTGAGCAATCGGGCGATGTCGGCGGCCAGGTCCTTGGCGATGTGCAGCCGCAGATCCGCGATCGGGATGGTGTCGTCGTCCTGCTTCCGGAACTGCGCGCGGCCGACGACGCGCAACCGGAACGGATCGTTGTGCGGGGCACCGGCGAGCCGATGGGTCTGGTGGTGAGCCCGGACGTCTCCGACGACGATGTCGGCGTCGCCGAGCTGCGCCCCGCGCAGCACCGCCTGGACCGCGTCGACGAGCGGTTTGTCGCTGCGCCAGTTGGTGTCCAGGGTGCGTCGGTCGCCGGCGCTGTGCGCCGCCGCCAGATACGTGACGATGTCGCCGCCGCGAAACGCGTAGATCGCCTGCTTCGGGTCGCCGATCAGTACCAGGGTGCAGGCGCCGGCGAACGCCCGCTCGATCACCTGCCACTGGATGGGGTCGGTGTCCTGGAACTCGTCGACCAGGACGATGCGCCAGCGCCGCCGCATCCGGGTCCGCGCCGGGGCGTCGTGCTCCTGCAACGCGTCGGCGAGCCGACTGAGCAGGTCGTCGTAGCCTTGGATGCGCAGCCGACGCTTGCGGGGCTCGATCTCCGCGAGCACCCGACGGACGAAGTCCAGCCGGACGGCGGCATCCGAGTCCGCCGGGGCTTCGACCGGATGAATGGCCGTGCCCGGGTTGCCCACTGCGTCGCGCGCCAGGTCGAGCGCCTCCTGGCGGGTCATCGGCGGTGCGACCTTCTGCTGGCCGAAATGGGCCAGGTACACGTCGTCGACGATCTCGGCGATGAGGTGGTCGAGAGACTCCACCAGTTGCACATCCGGGTCGCCGTCACCGGCCACGCCCAGCGATCTGAGCACGATCTGGCAGAACTGGTGGGTGGTCGCGATGGTCGCGGAATCGAAGTCCGCCAGGGCATGCCGCAGCCGGCGGGCCCGGGTGGCCAGTTCCTCCGGCGCCGCGTTCAACAGGTGGGCGATCAGGTCGTTGGCCGGCTCGACGGGCGCCCCGGCGGTCTCGACGGCGTTGAAGACCTCGACGGCCTCCACCAACTGCGCGCGCACCCGCTCCCGTAGTTCGCGGGTGGCCGCCCGGCTGAAGGTGATCAGCAGCATCTCGTCGAGCGTCGCGTGGCCCTCGGCGAGATAGCGGGTGACCAGCGCCGCCAGGGCGAAGGTCTTTCCGGTTCCGGCGCTGGCCTCCAGCACAGTGGTGGAGTTCGCGGCGGGCAACGGACCGAACAGGTCGAAGGGCTTCATCGGTCCACCTGCTGCTCGGCGTCCAGCATCGGCCCCCAGACCCGACGGGACAGCGCACCGAGGCGCGTGGTCTCCCCCGGAAACTCCTCCCCCGGCGCGGGCGGGCCCAGCAGCACCTCCAGCGGCGCGTCCGGCCCCCAGGCCCGACGGTGCGCCGCGGCGTCGTCGTCACCGGGGTATTTGTTCGATTTCCACGCGTACAACGCCGCCCGGTACGGATCCGCGCGGTTGCGGCGCGCCGCCGCCCAGGCGTGGGAGGTTTTGAGCGGCAACGGAACCGGTTCACACCGGCCGGTATCGTAGATGGCCACCAACTGCGCGAGCAGCGTGGCGGCAGGCTGGGCGGGGCGGCCGAAGGCGCGCACGGCGACGCCGTTGCCGCCGCGCCGTCCGATGCAGATCGCCGACCAGTCCCGCTCCGGCGCCGCGGCGGTGAGCGCGAGCAGCCGAATCCAGGACTGCAGCACATGTTTGGGACCCAGAGTCGAGTAGGTGACCGATACGTAACGGTCGGCGTGCACCGGGTTCACCGTGCCGGTGAGGCGGCGCCCCGCCCCCAGGTCGACGTCGACGTCCACGGCCGCGGCCGCACCGGACCGGAACTCGAATGTGGTTGCCGCCAGCCGCTTGGCGAGTTCTTGGGTGCGCTGCGCCTTGCGCCACCCCAGCTGACCGGGCGGCAGTTGACCGCGGCGCCACTCGGCGTGCAGGGCCCATTCGGGATCGCGGCCGCGCAGCAGGTCGTCGAGCATCCGGTTGCCGACACCCCACGCGGCCAGGGCATCGACCTCCACCGGAATCGCGTCCTCGACGGCGTCCGCCTCGAACGGCAACGCCACGCCAAAGCTGCGGAAGAAACCCTTCACCGGGTCGTTGAAGAACCCCAGCAGATCCTCGAGCCCGACGTCGCCGGGTTCCGGCGCGGGCAGGGGAGCCTCGAGAAACCCGGGGGACCGCTCCTCGGCGGGCGCGCCGATCGCCTCGGCGGCCACCAGCGCCGTCGGGTCGAAGGTGAACGCCGTCGGCTCCCCCAGCTCGCCCGGGGTCACGTTGCGGCTGTCGAACGGTTGCAGCGGATGGTCCACCAGGACGTGCCCGCGCACCGGCGCCGGGGTGGTGCGGTCCAGCGCGTCGAGAATCTCCGCGAGCGGCACGCACGGCGGGCGGGCCTGTCCGGTGTACTCGTCGGCGCCGGTGTAGGTGATCACCAACTTCTCGCCCGCGGCGCTGATGGCGTCCAGCAGCAGCTGACGGTCCTCGGACCGGATATCCCGTTCGCCCACAACGGGATCGCGCGCCAACACGTCGTCGCCGTCGGGCGCACCGACGCGGGGGAACACGCCGTCGTCCAGCCCCACCAGGCACACCACCCGGTGCGGCACCGACCTCATCGGCACCATGGTGCACACCGTCAGGCCGCCGCTGCGGAAGTTCGCCCGCGTGGGACGGCCGGACAGGTGACGTTTCAGCAGCGACCGGATGTCGCTGAGCCGCAAGGCGATCGACGCCTGCGGACCGGCGTCGGCGACCATATCGGCGAACTCGCTGTGCAGTTGGCCCGATTGCCAGCCGTCGGCGGCACCCACCCGGGTGAGCCGGGCCACCCCCTCGGTGAGCAGGCCCAGCCACTCGGCCAGCGTCCGCGTCCCCGACAGGGAATCCACCGTGCCCTGCAGCCGATCGATGAACTCGGCGAAGCGCCCGGCCAGCTCGACCCGGTTGCTGCCCACGTCGTCGAGCGGCAGCGTCAGGCCCAGCCAGTCCTGGGAATCGTCGGACATGGCGACCCCGCACAGCACCCGGTCCACCCCGAAGCGCCACGTGTTGTGCACGAACGCGCCAACCCCGAACGGCTCCCGGTGTTCCTGATCGAAACCCCACCGGATACCGGCTTCCCGCACCCATTCGTTGATGGTGTCCAGGTCGTCATCGGTGAAACCGAACCGCGCCCGCACCGGGCCCGCCTCGGCGAGGTTGAGCACTTCGCTGGCAGTGGCGCGGCCGCCCACCAGATCCAGCAGGTTCGCGGTCACCGCCAGCAGCGGGTTGGTCTGGACCGGCGAGCGGTCCGCCAGCCGAACCCGCAGGCGTTGCGCCGGATGGCCGTCGCCGTGGCCGTCGGACTCGCCGAGCCCGAACCCCGCGACGATCAGCGGCGCAAAGGTGTCGATGTCGGGGCACATCACCAGGATGTCGCGGGGCTCCAGCGTCGGGTCATCGGCGAGCGCGCCCAACAGCACGTCCCGCAGCACGTCGATCTGACGCGCGGGGCCGTGGCAGGCGTGCACCCGCACCGAGCGGTCCGCGGCGGAGAAGGTCCGGCCCTGCGGGCGCACCGCGTTGGCCGACAGATCGGACTGCAACCAGCCCAACAGGGTGTCGGGTCGAGCTTCGCCGGCGCCGGCCCCGTGGTCGACCGCGGTCTCCGGCAGCGACTGCTGCAACTCGCGGACGTCGCGCCCCAGCGTCAGCAGCAGCGGGTGACCGCTCTCCGCGACGTCATCGCGCCCCTCGGCGTCGGCGCGACGCACCCGTCCGGTGCGGTGCTCACCGAGGCTCCGCCACAAGGCGTCACTGGGGTGCGGGATCCACAGGTGCACGTCATGGTGGGTCGACAGCGCCGTCAACAGTTCGATATCGGTTGCCGCCAGGCGGGTCTGGCCGAACAGCGAGATGCGCGGCGGCAGTTCCGTCGGCTCGGCCCGCAACGCGGCCACCGCCCGGTCGTGGCGTACGTGCGGCGGGTCGGCCGGCACCCGCCGCACCAGCTGCCGCCACAATTCGGGTTGCCAGCCGAGGTCTGGGTCCAGCGGGGCGCCGAGGCCGTCGGTGTCCGCGCCGTTGCACCAGTCGATCAACAGCTGGGGACGCTGGGCCGCGTAGGACGCGAACAGCCCGGCCAGCCGGCGGGCCACGGCGTACCTACGCCCCAGCCGCAGTTCCGCCTCTTCGCCGCTGCGACCATGCCCGAGATGCTCCGCGAGCGGGCGACACCAGGGCTGTCCCGCCGCGGCGTCGACGACCTCGAGCAGCGGCCACACCATGCTGTCCGGGGACCACGGGTCGATGTCGTCGGTGCCGGCGAGCTCGGCGATCAGCGAGCGCGGGGAGCGGAAGGAGACCCCCGCGCAGACACCGTCTTTCCCGCCACCCCGCCCGCCGTCGTTCCCGCCGCCCCGCCCGCCGTCGTTCCCGCCGCCCGCCCCCAACACGTGCGCGAGCCGCTGCGACAGCCAGCGTTCCACCCCCCGCGCGGGCACCAGCACCAGTTCCTCGGCGAACGGGTCGGGCAGGGGCGAGGACAGCAACTGGCCCAACCCGTCGGCGAGCAGGTCCGTGCGTTCGGCACGGTGCAGGTGGAGCGCCATCGCAGCCCAATCTAGAGCCTGGGTATGACGGCGCGGCCGGGGCCGGGCCGAATCGAGCTGCCACGAAATCGAATCGTCATCCCGAGTCGGCGGTCTGCCCGCGCTTCGGTTGGTAGCTTGGGCAACAGGAGGCCCACGATGACTGCCCACAGCACCGAACGCAAGCCGGCCGCCGAGCGAGTCGCGGTCCGCTGCGTGGATTCCGATGTCCATCCGACGCCCCGTTCCGGGGAACTGGTGCAATACATCCCGGAGCCGTGGCGCACGAAGTACTTCTCGTCGCACAAGTTCGGCGAGCTGATCTACTACGACGCCCCCGACTACGCGCATTCCTATGCGATGCGGGTCGACGCCTTCCCCGACGACGGCGAATTCGCCTGCAGCGACCCCGATCTGGCCTTCCGACAGCTGATCATGGAGGCTGGCTCCGACATCGGCATCCTGGAACCCGCGGCCTACCCGATCCGGCTGCCCGAGGCCGACCACGCCCTGAGCCAGGCGCTCAACTCCTGGCAGGACGCGCACTGGCTGGACTCACACAACAACTGGCACCAACGCTGGCGCGGGTCCATCTGCGTGTCCATCGAGGCACCCCACTTGGCGGCCGCCGAGATCGAGAAATGGGCCGACCACCCCTACATGGCGCAGGTCCTGATCAAGGCCGAACGCCGCCCGGCCTGGGGCGACCCGATGTACGACCCCGTCTGGGCCGCCGCCACCAAACACGACATCACCGTGGCGTGCCATCTGTCGCGCAGTCACTTCGAGGAGTTGCCAATCCCCCCGGTGGGCTTCCCCAGTTATAACCACGACTTCATGGTCACCTACTCGTTACTGGCCTCCAACCAGGTGATGAGCCTGATCTTCGACGGGGTCTTCGACCGCTTCCCCACCCTGCGCTTCGTGTTCGTCGAGCACGCCTTCACCTGGATCCTGCCGCTGATGTGGCGCATGGACGCCATCTACGAGGCCCGCAAGTCCTGGCTCGACATCAAGCGCAAGCCCAGTGAATACGTCAAGGACCACATCAAGTTCACCACCCAGCCGTTGGACTACCCCGAGGACAAGACCGAATTGACCCGGGCCCTGGAGTGGATGGAGTGCGAGAAGATCCTGCTGTTCTCCAGCGACTATCCGCACTGGACCTTCGACGATCCGCGCTGGCTGGTCAAGCACCTACCCGAGCACGCCCGCGAGGCCATCATGTTCCGCAACGGCATCGAAACCTACAAGCTGCCCGACACCGTCCCGGCGCTCGAGGGCCAGACGCGCGTCTTCTGAGCCGGCCGGGCCCCATCTGGTGGCCACCCAGGAACACTGTTGGCCGCGTCTCATGCTCCTGGTTGGACAACCGATCCAAGGGGCGAGCGGGTCGCCGGGCAGAGACCACCCTTCCGCCGGCCACCCCGCTGTGACGCCTATCACATTTGAAGGTCGCACATCCTCGCCAGCAGGCGTTTCACCGCCCGTCCCGGCGTGTCGCTGCGCAAAGTTCCCCCGCAACGGGTGTATACGCCTGTGAAACGGGAGACAAGTGGGGTTGGTTCTGCCACCCTCGTATCAATGAACCCGACTCTGACCGTCCGCCGCCGACTGCTCGTCGTCGGCGCCGTGCTGGCGCTGGTGGCCGCCGCGGTCGCCACGGTCGTGGCGCTCGACCGGGCCCGGGACTCCTTCATCGCCGAGCACAACCGGCCGTTGGCCGTCGGCGACTGCGTGGTGGTGGACGACACCGACAGCGACCCGGCGACCCCGGAAGTCCAGGCGCGACGAGCGGACTGCCAGGCGGACCCCAGCTTCACCGTGGGCGCCCTGGCCACCTCGACCGGCGAATGCCCCAGCTCCGAATATCAGCACTTCCCCGGCCCGGCCGCGGATCGCGTCACGGCAAGCCTGTGCCTGGTGCCGAACCTGGTCGCGGAGCACTGCTACCGCCTGGGCGTGCCGATCGGCCTGATGGAACGGGCGGACTGCGCGAGCAATCCGGCCGACCCCGACGCGGGGTTGTTGGTGCAGGTCACCCGCCGGTTGGAGGTGCGTGACCAGCACGCCTGCCCCGCGGTCAGCGGTCAGTACGCCTGGCCGTACCCGTCACCGGCGCGCACCTACTGCACCGCAACCATCTTCTGACCCGTACCGAGCCCAAACTCACCTTTGGGCCGAAAAGTGCGGGGCGACGACGGCATACCGTCGACTTCGGCGTCTCAGGCCGGCTGCTCGACGACGTCCTTGATCCGGTTGAGCGTCTTGGTCATGTCGCGGATGTTGCGCCGTTTGCGCAACTGGCCACCCAGCAACCCGAACAGCGTGGTGAAGATCCCCTCGTTCATCCGGAAGGATTCGGTGACGTCGGTGCCGCCACCCGCGGGCTCCAGCTGGTAGCGCCAGTTGTTGACCGCCCGATCGCCGAGCAGCACCTCGAATCCGAAGTCGCGGCCGGGCTCACACGAGGTGACCCGGCAGGTGGTCCAGTACACCGGGCCGATCTCGTTGCGCCGGACGTGACCACGGAACTTCGCGCCCACCGCGGGTCCGGTGGCGCCGTCGAGCCACTCCGCTTCGAAGGTCTCCGGGCTGAACTTGCCCGTGTTGCGGACGTCGGCGATCAGTTCCCAGATCTCGTCGGCGGGTGCGTTCATGTGTACGGTCACCGAAGCTTGCATCGGCGTTCCCCCATCGGTAGCAGTTGTCAGCTCGGCGGCGCGGTACCGGTCAGAGTGGCGATCGACCGAAGCGGTATGGGCAGCCAATCCGTACGATAGCGAGCTTCGTAGGCAGTTTCATAGACCGCCTTGTCCAGTTCGTAGGCCGCCAGCACCGGTCCCGCCTGCCTCGGGTCGAAGCCGGCGACGTCGGCGTACCCGTCGCAGAAGGCCGCCCGGCATTGTCCGCTCCAGTCCAGCGCCGCGGCGAAATCCTGTTCGCCGCGGCCCACCAGGGGTTGAAACGCCGCATATTCGTAGGACCGCAGCATGCCGGCGACGTCGCGCAGCGGCGAGTCCGAGCGGCGCCGCTCCTCCAGCGGCGCTCCCGGCTCGCCTTCGAAATCGATGACCAGCCACGACGACGGCGTTCGCAGCAC
This DNA window, taken from Mycolicibacterium sp. MU0050, encodes the following:
- a CDS encoding SRPBCC family protein, producing the protein MQASVTVHMNAPADEIWELIADVRNTGKFSPETFEAEWLDGATGPAVGAKFRGHVRRNEIGPVYWTTCRVTSCEPGRDFGFEVLLGDRAVNNWRYQLEPAGGGTDVTESFRMNEGIFTTLFGLLGGQLRKRRNIRDMTKTLNRIKDVVEQPA
- a CDS encoding amidohydrolase family protein; the protein is MTAHSTERKPAAERVAVRCVDSDVHPTPRSGELVQYIPEPWRTKYFSSHKFGELIYYDAPDYAHSYAMRVDAFPDDGEFACSDPDLAFRQLIMEAGSDIGILEPAAYPIRLPEADHALSQALNSWQDAHWLDSHNNWHQRWRGSICVSIEAPHLAAAEIEKWADHPYMAQVLIKAERRPAWGDPMYDPVWAAATKHDITVACHLSRSHFEELPIPPVGFPSYNHDFMVTYSLLASNQVMSLIFDGVFDRFPTLRFVFVEHAFTWILPLMWRMDAIYEARKSWLDIKRKPSEYVKDHIKFTTQPLDYPEDKTELTRALEWMECEKILLFSSDYPHWTFDDPRWLVKHLPEHAREAIMFRNGIETYKLPDTVPALEGQTRVF
- the recC gene encoding exodeoxyribonuclease V subunit gamma, with amino-acid sequence MALHLHRAERTDLLADGLGQLLSSPLPDPFAEELVLVPARGVERWLSQRLAHVLGAGGGNDGGRGGGNDGGRGGGKDGVCAGVSFRSPRSLIAELAGTDDIDPWSPDSMVWPLLEVVDAAAGQPWCRPLAEHLGHGRSGEEAELRLGRRYAVARRLAGLFASYAAQRPQLLIDWCNGADTDGLGAPLDPDLGWQPELWRQLVRRVPADPPHVRHDRAVAALRAEPTELPPRISLFGQTRLAATDIELLTALSTHHDVHLWIPHPSDALWRSLGEHRTGRVRRADAEGRDDVAESGHPLLLTLGRDVRELQQSLPETAVDHGAGAGEARPDTLLGWLQSDLSANAVRPQGRTFSAADRSVRVHACHGPARQIDVLRDVLLGALADDPTLEPRDILVMCPDIDTFAPLIVAGFGLGESDGHGDGHPAQRLRVRLADRSPVQTNPLLAVTANLLDLVGGRATASEVLNLAEAGPVRARFGFTDDDLDTINEWVREAGIRWGFDQEHREPFGVGAFVHNTWRFGVDRVLCGVAMSDDSQDWLGLTLPLDDVGSNRVELAGRFAEFIDRLQGTVDSLSGTRTLAEWLGLLTEGVARLTRVGAADGWQSGQLHSEFADMVADAGPQASIALRLSDIRSLLKRHLSGRPTRANFRSGGLTVCTMVPMRSVPHRVVCLVGLDDGVFPRVGAPDGDDVLARDPVVGERDIRSEDRQLLLDAISAAGEKLVITYTGADEYTGQARPPCVPLAEILDALDRTTPAPVRGHVLVDHPLQPFDSRNVTPGELGEPTAFTFDPTALVAAEAIGAPAEERSPGFLEAPLPAPEPGDVGLEDLLGFFNDPVKGFFRSFGVALPFEADAVEDAIPVEVDALAAWGVGNRMLDDLLRGRDPEWALHAEWRRGQLPPGQLGWRKAQRTQELAKRLAATTFEFRSGAAAAVDVDVDLGAGRRLTGTVNPVHADRYVSVTYSTLGPKHVLQSWIRLLALTAAAPERDWSAICIGRRGGNGVAVRAFGRPAQPAATLLAQLVAIYDTGRCEPVPLPLKTSHAWAAARRNRADPYRAALYAWKSNKYPGDDDAAAHRRAWGPDAPLEVLLGPPAPGEEFPGETTRLGALSRRVWGPMLDAEQQVDR